One Mesomycoplasma molare genomic window carries:
- a CDS encoding fibronectin type III domain-containing protein, producing MKKNKFLKPLIVSSVASLSGLMVLSCSKVEEKSDIVFSTTNLYSSSVILNFQAKEEKFSSEDYEYKFEYKKATDNDFKTANFDLIQRHSDKATVTLNNLTDSTKYVFKVFRKAKNDATSGEFKELIIAGATNDIAWFTTTAKPQISSAKFELTQGKEASSVDVTLNFSTPSDFKGKKIWVKLVEIEPKGIYKVVNDSIQEVSGLYTDENSSFKITIPGLLSQKTYAIQSLKFGDENSTLTSSTDLTYEDQNLNNHLTTKAYLSSFKRVPSSTVSTSDQSVKPLTINAETHSIIENEAYILTIREFDRKSGDFVKVSKDSGEEFIDYSVEATAQSDSLNRLYFVFSNIPQTGSDGQTARGKSYKVVSFVQKGKEGQENKELTIFKDFSKVIIIDEIV from the coding sequence ATGAAAAAAAATAAATTTTTAAAACCTTTAATTGTATCTAGTGTTGCTTCACTTAGTGGATTGATGGTTTTATCTTGTTCAAAAGTTGAGGAAAAATCTGATATAGTATTTTCGACAACTAATTTATATTCTTCTTCAGTTATATTAAATTTTCAAGCTAAAGAAGAGAAATTTTCTAGTGAAGATTATGAGTATAAATTTGAATATAAAAAAGCAACTGACAATGATTTTAAAACAGCAAATTTTGACTTAATTCAAAGACACTCTGATAAAGCAACTGTAACACTAAATAATCTAACAGATTCTACTAAATATGTTTTTAAAGTATTTAGAAAAGCTAAAAACGATGCTACATCAGGAGAGTTTAAAGAATTAATAATTGCAGGAGCCACAAATGATATTGCTTGATTCACTACGACAGCAAAACCTCAAATTTCCTCTGCAAAATTTGAGTTAACTCAAGGTAAAGAAGCTAGTTCAGTAGATGTTACATTGAACTTTAGCACACCAAGCGATTTTAAAGGTAAAAAAATATGAGTAAAATTAGTAGAAATAGAGCCTAAAGGTATATATAAAGTTGTTAATGATTCAATACAAGAAGTTAGTGGTTTATATACAGATGAAAATTCTTCATTTAAAATTACAATACCAGGGTTATTATCACAAAAAACATACGCTATTCAATCTCTTAAATTTGGGGATGAAAACTCAACTCTTACAAGTTCTACTGATTTAACTTATGAGGATCAAAACTTAAATAATCATTTAACGACAAAAGCATATTTGAGTTCTTTTAAAAGAGTACCTTCAAGTACAGTATCTACAAGCGATCAAAGTGTGAAGCCTTTAACAATTAATGCAGAAACACATTCAATAATTGAAAATGAAGCTTATATTTTAACTATTAGAGAGTTTGATAGAAAATCTGGAGATTTTGTAAAAGTATCAAAAGATTCAGGTGAAGAGTTTATTGATTATTCTGTTGAAGCAACAGCGCAATCAGATTCTTTAAATAGATTATATTTTGTATTTTCAAATATTCCTCAAACGGGGTCTGATGGTCAGACAGCAAGAGGAAAAAGTTATAAAGTTGTAAGTTTTGTTCAAAAAGGAAAAGAAGGACAAGAAAATAAAGAATTAACTATTTTTAAAGACTTTTCAAAAGTTATTATTATAGATGAAATTGTTTAA